TGCTCTCTTGTTCCATACTAAGCCTGATTATTTTTCTCTTAAACCATTTGGTTGTGCTTGTTTTCCTTGGCTTAAACCATACAATTCACATAAGTTGATGCCTAAATCTACCACTTGAATTTTTCTTGGTTACTGCACTACCTCTAAAGGATACAGGTGTTTTGATCCAATCACTAATAAAGTATACATCTCAAGGCATGTGAAGTTCTTTGAGAATCAATTTCCTTactcctctcttctttcttctgtTCCTTCAACTGATTCTGATTTTTCTTCGTTTTCTATTCCTCTTGCCTCCTTTCAAGATATCATAGTTCAGGCATCTCCTCCTTCCGCACCCTTATCTGTTCTAGTTCAGTCTTCTCTTGTTCCAGTTCCTCTTTTTTAGACTATTCCCAcagttcttttttctgtttctcaAGGTTCTGCATCTCTTAGTTCTTCCTCCACCAATGCACCATCATCTTCTCTTCCTTGTGCTTCCTGTTCTGCACCTCCTCCACTTTCAGCctcttctcttcctttctcttctgCTCCTATCACAGCTGATCACAGCTCTTCTACAGCTCCTTCTCATTCTATGAGGACCAGGTCTCAATCTGGTATTTTTAAACCCAAACATCCTTTTACTCTGCttgcttttacttcttcttcttccttgccTTCTACTGAGCTTAAACATTTTTCTGAAGCTGTTTCTCATTATGTGTGGCAAAAAGCCATGGCCGAGTATGAGGCCTTGGTAAAACAAGGCACCTGGGTTCTTGTTCCACCTCCTTCTCATGGACATGTCATAGGGTGCCAGtggatttacaaaatcaagagACATTCAGATGGCACAGTGGCTCGGTACGAAGCTAGGCTTGTAGCTAATGGTAATCAACTGGCAGAGGGCATGGATTTCACTGAAACTTTTAGTCCTGTTATTAAGCAACCCACTCTCCGAGTTATTTTGAGTTTGGCAGTTCATCATGATTGGCCTCTTAGGCAGTTAGATGTCTCTAATGCATTCCTACATGGAGTCATTTCTGAAGATGTTTACATGCGACAACCTCTTGGGTACAAGGATTCTTTTCACCCAGAGTATGTGTGCAAGCTTTCAAAGGCTCTTTATGGTTTAAGATAGGCCCGTAGGGCTTGGTATGCTATGTTCTCAAGTTATCTTGTTGCACTTGGTTTCTGTTCAAGTAAGTCCGATACCTCCCTCTTTATCTTGACCTAAGGGCATCATCTTACTTTGTTATTGATTTATGTTGATGAAATAGTTATCACTGGTAGTGATACTTCTTACATTCAATCACTCATTCTTCAACTCAGTAGCAAGTTTGTCATGAAAGACTTGGGCTCCCTCAACTATTTTCTGGGCATAGAAGTTGTCACTTCTTCTTCTGGTCTGTTTTTGTCTCAATCAAAGTATGCCGTAGACCTTCTTACCAAGGCTAGCATGATGGATTGTAAGCCTGCAAGTTCTCCTGCTTCAATCAAACCTGGTCTTCCTGATCATAATTCTCTATTTTTAGATGTTCAGTTGTACAAAACTGTGGTGGGTTCTTTGCAGTATTTGACTTAACAAGGCCCGGGATTTCCTACTCTGTGAATGTTGCATGTCAACGTATGCATGCCCCTAAGCTAAGTGACTTTATGGCAgtaaaacacatttttaaataTATCACAGGCTCTGTGCATCAAGGTCTTCATTTTGTCCCAGGGCCATTAACTCTGACTGCCTTTGCTGACTCTGACTGGGCTGGGGATCCAGTTGATAGGAGATCCACCACAGGTTTTGCTATTTTCATGGGTCATAACTTAGTTTCTtggtgtgcaaaaaaaaaaatagcacacCGTGGCCCGCTCATCTACTGAGGCTGAGTATAGGGCCATGGCTCAAACAGCCAcagatttggtttggttacagCAGTTGTTTTCTGAGTTGCTTATCCCTTCTACCACTCCTCATATTCTCTGGTGTGACAATAAGTCTGCAATTGCTCTTGCTTGTAACCCAGTTTTTCATGCtaggaccaagcatattgagATCGACTATCATTTCATTCGAGAACAAGTGATGAATCAACATGTTACTGTATGTCATATCAGTTCAGAGGCTCAGTTGGCTAACATTTTTACCAAGGCTTTATCTGTTTCCAGATTTAGTTTTTGAAGTTCAAACTCATGGTAGGTAACCCTCCCATGAGTTTGCAGGGGAGTGTGAAGACCACAGCTGATCACAGCTCTTCTACAGCTCAAGCTGGCGTTTATATCAAGCTGGACTTGATTCATTGTAACACAATAGAATGAAATGAAGTTTTGagttccatctctctctctctctctctctctctctctctctctctctctctctctctctctctctctacttcttgGTTGTGTTCTTGAGATTCTAGGTCAGTATTTGTACAGAATTGCATAATTCCATACTTGTGATAATGAAAATCAATAATTCTAGTACAACATACacttacacacccaaatacacaccttcactcacatgagtggtgggacctacactcacatgagtggtgggacccacacacaCTTGCACCAATGAAAATTCTCTTCACTGTTCGAAAAAAAtcagccagagagagagagagagagagagagcatcctCCTTGTATCCCTCCAGAAGTCTGGTGATTGGTTGTATGCGACGTGTTaagagcagtttttttttttttttttcagagcaaaagaaatttattaatctttataaagaattacaaagattaaacgcaTCAAGGGCACATCGGCAAGAAGCCACCCGGGATAGCAAGGAAGGTaagatgccaaccaaaacaccaaaaaccCAAAGAGACACCGCAGACATGTTATAGCAgttttatttagtttcagattGTACATCTTAGCTTCAGTGTTACTTTGTGCGGTTTTTTCTGTATTAATTTTCAGGGTCACTCTTATTGGCCCAGCAACCATCTAACACTGCTGCTTCTGgctttgaaaagcaaaaaatgcAGCTAGATCACTATGACAGTACAAGAAATGCAGGAAAGCTACCAAAATTATCTTCCTTAAAATTCAGCTTCTCTTGAGTTGATTGGAGGGTCCAGTCCAAAAGATATGAGAGGCGTTCGATCCTAAAGATATGAGAGGCGTTTGATCCTGCAATAGCAGGACCAAAGCTTTCTCATGTGTTTTGGATGGACCGTTCAATCTACTGTAGAATCGAAGCCCTTCACCTAAGCAATACGCACAAATGCGTGTGCATTGTTATGCTGACAAAGGGTAGGAGAATTGAATCCAAAACATTCACATAACGGATTTTCTATGACAATGAGATGACTCAATTAGAATAGGAAATAAAGATCATGCTCGAACATGTTTCGGTTACTTCACATCCTAAAATCACGCAAACCGACTAATACTACGTGGTAATGCCGAAAGCACCTTGTTATGATATGACAAAACAGTCTTCAAGATATACAGAATGACAAGTGTTACTGAAACACAAATGAGCAAAATGTTGTAGTACAACATACAGGGTCCAGAAACAAAATTCAATGACCCGGACGATATCATAGAGGCAACAGAGCTATACTTGAGCAAGCAGCTACCCTCACAATCCCAGTCATCTGATTGTATTGCTAGTAGAATATTAAGTGTGATTTTATAGAGGATATGTGGAGCCAGTCAATCAAATACACATTTgctaactcaaaaaaaaaaagaaagaagaagaagaagaagattaagAAAGAAAAGGCTTACAGTGTCCAACAAAGAGATATGTAGCAGAGCTCCCCAGCCTATAATCACCTCCGTCAGCTCCGAAAATCCTcacttctttttccttcacaaataCCAATATGTATCTTCGGACGTTGAAATATACCATATTACTCATTTATGAGCTCAAGTCAAGGCCCTCGGTGCTTGCGGAAGCAGAGACAACTTTGAGCCTGATCATGAGGAATCATACCTCCGCCCTTTGTTGTGTTGATGGCCTCCAACAGTGAGACTACCTCGTCCATCTCTGGCCTTTTGTCGGGGTTGGCATCCCAGCATCGTTTCATTACATTTGCCAGAGAACTCGGACAACACCTTGGTATCTCTGGTCTCAGATTCTATGCATTAAATTCTAATGATTATCCAGATGATGGAGAGGAAATACATAGTTTACATAGGGGAAAAACTTCAATGATGAAGTGTTTCTGGAGAGTGGGAATATGGTCGGATTAGGAAGTTAATACCTGGCGGACCACGGCTGATGTCACTTCTGAGAAACTAAGGTCTGGATATGGCATGTCGCAGCAGTATATCTCCCACAAACAGATTCCAAAACTATACACGTCGCATTTCCTGTTGTATGGGTTGCCGTTTAGAACCTGTAATTTTCACCCGTTAACTAGTCATTAGAAATATCTCATGGGATAACGAaacaaatttcttcttttgcCGACAATGTCCTTTCCAATATAAGCAAATTCGAAAAAGGAAGTATTTCCAAGCCATCGTTTCGTTACATGGTCGAGTCAGATTAAGACAGGGCCTTGCGAGGTCAAGAAGACTTCACTTCATCAAACTAGTAAATAAATGACACGTATCTCCTAAACAGAACATttcctctctgttttttttctcaacaacttcagaaaaaaatggaaagaatggGGAACTACGACAAGAGCTATACGCTAAGTCTTCTGGAGTATGATATCCTATATTCCTATTAAAGAAGAACGAGATTACTACCTCAGGAGCCATGTAACCAAGAGTCCCAGTCTCCCCGGTCATGTCATTAGGATTTGAGGCCTCAACGCGAGCAACCCCAAAATCAGCAATTTTTACTGTTCGTGTCTTGTCTAAAAGCATATTCTCTGTCTTTACATCCCTGTGAACAATCTTCTGGGAGTGGAGGTAACTCAACCTACAAAATTTTAACAGTTTGGCACTTACTACATAAACACACTAGTTATGCATAACTATAAACTATTGAACCTTACTACTGCGCCACAATACAAAAACTAAATCACAATAAGAAAGATATTACCCTCTGGCGAGATCAAGTGCCATCTGTACAACTACTTTGAAAGCTAGCTTCTTTCTCCGGTTCTTTATGAGGTAAGATTTCAGCGCGCCGCCCGCGAGATATTCTACAACAACGCAACAGAGATTACTTGGCATGCCCATTTGACCATTTTCTGTTTGTATGCTCAGGCTTGAAGAGCCCATTGTTGCCCCTATAAACTGCAAGTGAGAAAACACATGAACCGCCAAGAAAtgcatcttgtaactctaaaaGCAGCAACGACAATCAGCATGACAGTAAGGTGTTAGAGTGCTATAATACTACCATGCATTGCTTTTCATAGATTTATGCCACTTTTTGACGTGTAAGTATTACTCTATTTTCTTATGACCATTTTGACAATAAATAGAGAAGTCAAAAATATACTTCACAACAAATGATCTTTTAATTGGATAGGGAAGCTGAGGTAGTGGTAGCTTGAACAAAAGTCGAAGTAGTCCACTCTTTTTATTGCGAGCAAGatgaaagaaaaagtaaatgaGTACGCGGTAAGTGCAAAAATTGACCACGATGCAAGgaaataacaaaaaagatgtAGAAGCGAACCCTAAAGTTACAATGTACAAACTAGACAATGACAAATAAGTTTTCTCCTTCACAAGTGTTTAGGCTTCTCATACATGAACACAACTTCAAAGTTATACAGTACTCAAAGTATTTAAACTAGTCAAAGTACTGAAAGTTCAAATATGAGGAGAAGTCCAGCAAATCAATGCGAAAACATTCTGCACATGCTCTTAATGTTGAAGTTTATGCTATTTGAAAGTGATCCATCAAAAAGACGCCACAGAACACCCCATGCCAAAACAAACTCAAGGAATACAAGACAATGGCTCAATTTCTTTACAAGTCAGGTACAACATGGAACTTGCTTCTTGTCTTTTTCGAATGAGTGAATCAACAAGCATTTAGTAAGTCCACATATTTaacttcaaaactcaaaatacaTATTGAAGTCTACATAACTAACTGCCATGAAACGTACATATTGAAGTTACCAACTGCCATGAAAGCTATATATTGAAACTAATGCCATGAAATCTACatattgaagttttttttttgtggtaagtatCTACATATTGAAGTTACCAAGCAGGATACGGCTATAAAGAGGCATAGTCTATTGCATAATCCTGCACAACAGAATGTAAAGGTCTAAGATGATGAAGTCACCTTAGTTACGTTGGGATGGTCAAGCTTATGCCATACCGCAACTTCCTGTGTAAACGCTGCCCTCAGTGATTGTATTTCAGCTTCTGTCCTATGCCCCTCTTCGCCCCAGTCTAGCAGTTTAACTAAGGATTAGGAAACAGATAAAAAATGTTTCTATTAGTAAAAATGCAACCCTTggcacaaaacaaaaataaaaggtcTAAAAATGACTTTTCTTTGAGTAAAAATGCAACCTCTTTGCACAAACAATATAAAAATGTCTCACAATTATCCCAACATCTACAACATGAACATTAGAAAACgaggaaaaaagaagacgaaaaaatcaaagaaagttACGACTTAGGTTTGCCCTTGTTCTCTTTCTCGTGTTCTCTCTGtcctcttcatcttcttccaatTCTCTCTTCCTTGCAATACAATAACCAATGTATTTTTCGCCTCCTCTGCTCATGCTTATGTTTTGTCTTTCTCCCCACTCATGCAAATTCTTTCTACTGGGATCGTTACTAGCGAGAACAATGAATTTGATATTATAATAATTTGGACATGATTTGAAACAGCTACTGAATATATAGACCCAATCTCTCTGCCCCATGCAGCCGCACACAAGCTAATCAAGACCACAACCTTCTTCTTGACTCGATTTTGATGGCGATTGCTACCATTAACCTTCGAATCGAGCAGACCACCGCAACCATTGATCTATTAGACTATTTCTGTAACTGAACCCCCTATTATCTAAAT
This DNA window, taken from Rhododendron vialii isolate Sample 1 chromosome 8a, ASM3025357v1, encodes the following:
- the LOC131298124 gene encoding serine/threonine-protein kinase STY13, whose translation is MEKGSDGFVRADQIDLKRLDEQLERHLNRAWTLEKKQQQQQQLDSDSIAAAVAAVKRPRHDWEIDPTKLIIKGVLARGTFGTVHRGVYDGQDVAVKLLDWGEEGHRTEAEIQSLRAAFTQEVAVWHKLDHPNVTKFIGATMGSSSLSIQTENGQMGMPSNLCCVVVEYLAGGALKSYLIKNRRKKLAFKVVVQMALDLARGLSYLHSQKIVHRDVKTENMLLDKTRTVKIADFGVARVEASNPNDMTGETGTLGYMAPEVLNGNPYNRKCDVYSFGICLWEIYCCDMPYPDLSFSEVTSAVVRQNLRPEIPRCCPSSLANVMKRCWDANPDKRPEMDEVVSLLEAINTTKGGGMIPHDQAQSCLCFRKHRGP